The following proteins come from a genomic window of Mustela lutreola isolate mMusLut2 chromosome 6, mMusLut2.pri, whole genome shotgun sequence:
- the PPP1R3G gene encoding protein phosphatase 1 regulatory subunit 3G yields the protein MDPQGTLSLEKQGPALLAEPPPAEGLPAPAVLCAGSGGDGGGGGSSEAPSLDAEPLSAEEEAAPREQEEPWECRRRLPRSFSLPADPILEAAKLLQQRQQLGLALDPQGGEGAEGAPHSPGGCCAKCKKRVQFADALGLSLASVKHFNEAEEPQVPPAVLSRLRSFPMRAQDLEQLPGLLAAAAAAAPLSAPPPRLRPLFELPGPGAAAERLRRQRVCLERVQCSAPSGAEVTGSGRVLGCPGPRTVAVRYTFTEWRSFLDVPAELRPEPVEPQPAEASSGEPADAGEEPGAERFHFSLFLPPGLQPQEGEDARGAAVHFAVCYRCAQGEFWDNNAGANYTLRYVRPSDAL from the coding sequence ATGGATCCCCAGGGGACGCTAAGTTTGGAGAAACAGGGACCCGCGCTCTTGGCAGAGCCCCCGCCGGCCGAGGGGCTGCCCGCCCCGGCGGTCCTCTGTGCGGGGAGTGGCGGGGacggtggcggcggcggctcctcGGAGGCCCCGAGCCTGGACGCTGAGCCCTTGTCCGCGGAGGAAGAGGCTGCCCCCCGGGAGCAGGAGGAGCCGTGGGAgtgccgccgccgcctcccgcgTTCCTTCTCGCTGCCCGCGGACCCGATCTTGGAGGCGGCCAAGTTGCTGCAGCAGCGACAGCAGCTTGGCCTGGCGCTGGACCCGCAGGGCGGCGAGGGGGCCGAGGGCGCGCCGCACAGCCCCGGCGGCTGCTGCGCCAAGTGCAAGAAGCGGGTGCAGTTCGCCGACGCGCTGGGGCTGAGCCTGGCCAGCGTGAAGCACTTCAACGAGGCGGAGGAGCCGCAGGTGCCTCCCGCCGTGCTCTCCCGCCTCCGCAGCTTCCCCATGCGCGCCCAAGACCTAGAGCAGCTCCCCGGCCTCCTGGCCGCGGCGGCAGCGGCCGCGCCCCTCTCCGCGCCACCTCCCCGGCTTCGGCCTCTTTTCGAGCTTCCCGGGCCGGGCGCCGCCGCCGAGCGTCTGCGGCGGCAGCGTGTGTGCCTGGAGCGCGTGCAGTGCTCGGCGCCCTCGGGCGCAGAGGTGACGGGCTCTGGCCGGGTGCTCGGCTGCCCCGGGCCGAGAACCGTGGCGGTGCGCTACACCTTCACCGAGTGGCGCTCCTTTCTGGACGTGCCCGCCGAGCTACGGCCCGAGCCGGTGGAGCCACAGCCGGCAGAGGCGTCGTCGGGGGAGCCCGCGGACGCCGGGGAGGAGCCGGGAGCCGAGCGCTTCCACTTCTCGCTTTTCCTGCCCCCGGGTCTACAGCCCCAGGAGGGGGAAGACGCGCGGGGGGCCGCGGTCCACTTCGCCGTCTGCTACCGCTGCGCCCAGGGCGAGTTCTGGGACAACAACGCGGGGGCCAACTACACGCTGCGCTATGTGCGCCCTTCCGACGCGCTCTGA